Proteins encoded by one window of Actinocorallia herbida:
- a CDS encoding MFS transporter, whose product MKLHRAWIVGGVALVAIMGAAGFRATPGVMINPLREEFGWSSGTVSLAVSVNLVLYGVTAPFAASLMDRFGMRRVVAAALALIAAGSGLTVWMTESWQLVALWGVLVGLGTGSMALVFAATLTDRWFTRRKGLVMGVLTAGGATGQLVFLPLLAALAEGPGWRTASVVVSLAALAVVPFVWFLLRDSPEEVGLTAYGTDVPVTRVRREGAAGHALRTLREAARHRGFWYLAIGFFVCGASTNGLIGTHFIPAAHDHGMPEQAAAGLLAVIGIFDVAGTIFSGWLTDRFDPAKLLLVYYGLRGLSLLVFPTLLASGNPPSATSPGIVLFIVLYGLDWVATVPPTVALCARLFGADGAIVFGWVFASHMIGAAAAAVAAGVLRDELGAYDAAWYGSAILCLLAAGVSAALRAKRAAPGLAPEEDPDGKALTDA is encoded by the coding sequence ATGAAGTTGCACAGAGCGTGGATCGTCGGAGGCGTCGCCCTCGTCGCGATCATGGGCGCGGCGGGGTTCCGCGCCACCCCCGGCGTCATGATCAACCCGCTGCGCGAGGAGTTCGGCTGGTCCAGCGGGACGGTCTCGCTCGCCGTCTCGGTGAACCTCGTGCTGTACGGGGTCACCGCGCCGTTCGCCGCCTCGCTCATGGACCGCTTCGGGATGCGCCGGGTCGTCGCCGCGGCGCTCGCGCTCATCGCCGCGGGCAGCGGCCTGACGGTCTGGATGACCGAGAGCTGGCAGCTCGTCGCCCTCTGGGGGGTGCTGGTCGGCCTCGGCACGGGGTCGATGGCCCTGGTGTTCGCCGCGACCCTGACCGACCGCTGGTTCACCCGCCGCAAGGGCCTGGTGATGGGCGTCCTCACCGCGGGCGGTGCGACCGGGCAGCTCGTCTTCCTGCCGCTCCTCGCCGCGCTCGCCGAGGGCCCCGGATGGCGGACCGCCTCCGTCGTGGTGTCGCTCGCCGCGCTGGCCGTGGTCCCGTTCGTCTGGTTCCTGCTGCGGGACTCCCCCGAAGAGGTCGGGCTCACCGCCTACGGCACCGACGTCCCCGTCACCCGGGTCAGGCGGGAGGGCGCGGCCGGGCACGCCCTGCGCACGCTGCGCGAGGCCGCCCGGCACCGCGGCTTCTGGTACCTCGCGATCGGGTTCTTCGTGTGCGGGGCGAGCACGAACGGCCTGATCGGCACCCACTTCATCCCGGCCGCGCACGACCACGGCATGCCCGAGCAGGCCGCGGCGGGCCTGCTGGCGGTCATCGGGATCTTCGACGTGGCGGGCACCATCTTCAGCGGCTGGCTCACCGACAGGTTCGACCCGGCCAAGCTGCTGCTCGTCTACTACGGGCTGCGCGGGCTGTCCCTGCTCGTCTTCCCGACCCTGCTGGCGTCCGGGAACCCGCCGAGCGCGACCTCGCCCGGGATCGTCCTGTTCATCGTCCTGTACGGGCTCGACTGGGTGGCCACGGTGCCGCCGACCGTCGCGCTGTGCGCCCGGCTCTTCGGCGCGGACGGCGCGATCGTCTTCGGCTGGGTGTTCGCCTCGCACATGATCGGCGCTGCGGCGGCGGCCGTCGCCGCGGGCGTCCTCCGGGACGAACTCGGGGCCTACGACGCGGCCTGGTACGGATCGGCGATCCTCTGCCTGCTGGCGGCGGGTGTCTCGGCCGCGCTGCGGGCCAAGCGCGCGGCTCCCGGCCTGGCCCCCGAGGAGGACCCCGACGGCAAGGCGCTCACGGACGCCTGA